A region from the Algoriphagus machipongonensis genome encodes:
- a CDS encoding cryptochrome/photolyase family protein codes for MKKLSVFWFRRDLRLEDNTGLYYALQQETDVLPLFIFDRTILDDLEDKTDARVSFIHDQIQNLKEELEKKGSTLLVKYGTPEEVYQELIKKFEIQAIYTNRDYEPYAKKRDRAIEKLAEEKGISFLTFKDQVIFEPGEILNGSGEFYKVFTPFSRVWLSKFEETNIEALSYFHWKNLYQTKPEPLISLKEMGFERSSISIPSSNPNEEIIKYYDKTRNFPAENGTSRLGIHLRFGTISIRQLALKAASLNETYLNELIWREFYMMILDYNPQVVDKAFKPAYDQIPWRNNEEEFKAWCEGKTGYPIVDAGMRELNQTGYMHNRVRMIVASFLTKHLLIDWRWGEAYFAKKLLDFDLAANNGGWQWAAGTGTDAQPYFRVFNPSSQTEKFDKDLKYIKKWIPEFGTEKYPKPIVDHKFARQRALDTYKKALDR; via the coding sequence ATGAAAAAGTTAAGTGTTTTTTGGTTCCGTAGAGACCTTCGATTGGAGGATAATACAGGCTTATATTATGCCCTGCAACAGGAAACCGATGTATTGCCATTATTTATTTTTGACCGAACTATCCTCGACGATCTGGAAGACAAAACTGATGCTCGTGTCAGTTTTATTCATGATCAAATTCAAAATTTAAAAGAGGAGCTAGAAAAAAAAGGAAGCACCCTTTTAGTGAAGTATGGCACTCCTGAGGAAGTTTATCAGGAGCTTATCAAAAAGTTTGAAATTCAGGCTATTTACACGAATCGTGATTACGAGCCCTATGCCAAAAAGCGCGATCGTGCCATTGAAAAGCTTGCAGAAGAAAAGGGTATCAGCTTTTTAACATTTAAGGACCAGGTGATTTTCGAGCCAGGAGAAATTCTAAATGGGTCAGGAGAATTCTACAAAGTTTTCACTCCTTTCAGCCGCGTTTGGCTTAGCAAATTTGAAGAAACAAACATCGAAGCTCTCTCCTATTTTCACTGGAAAAACCTATATCAGACCAAGCCTGAACCCTTGATCTCTTTAAAAGAAATGGGTTTTGAAAGATCGAGTATTTCTATACCCAGCTCCAATCCCAACGAGGAAATCATCAAGTATTATGATAAAACACGAAACTTTCCGGCTGAAAATGGAACCTCTAGACTTGGAATTCATTTAAGATTTGGAACGATTTCAATCCGTCAGCTTGCTTTGAAAGCAGCATCACTGAATGAGACCTATTTAAATGAATTAATCTGGCGGGAATTCTATATGATGATCCTGGATTATAATCCTCAGGTGGTAGATAAGGCTTTTAAACCTGCCTATGATCAAATCCCATGGAGAAATAATGAGGAGGAATTTAAAGCCTGGTGTGAAGGGAAAACAGGTTATCCTATTGTGGATGCAGGTATGCGTGAATTAAACCAAACAGGATATATGCATAACCGTGTTAGGATGATCGTAGCATCTTTTCTAACTAAACACTTGCTGATTGATTGGCGTTGGGGAGAGGCCTACTTTGCCAAAAAACTATTGGATTTTGACTTGGCAGCAAATAATGGAGGCTGGCAATGGGCTGCAGGAACAGGAACAGATGCACAACCTTATTTTAGAGTCTTTAATCCAAGTTCCCAAACAGAGAAATTTGACAAAGATCTTAAGTATATCAAAAAATGGATCCCGGAATTTGGAACGGAAAAGTATCCAAAACCGATTGTAGATCATAAATTCGCCAGACAAAGAGCACTGGATACATATAAAAAAGCCTTAGATCGATGA
- a CDS encoding Smr/MutS family protein: MNIGDRVRLLRGTEEGVIRKISSSGRIEIEIEDGFMIPALKNEVVVIHETEKKYFGEQESNTPEPEIPQTISAPKDQGLYLAFVPINDQSLSLYLINDSKKSYLAHVSEVFGDNHRTLMAGTLRAGETQKFDDRLLKEMDEWPSFLLRFIPIQDRLEKALPAFERQLKMKATQFFKHLSKAPLLGKTAYLFHLEQTTKELDIKALNQELESIQGKSEPHSAKKPPRSIDLHIEKLTTTPLGMSNSAMLKLQMEVFEKNLDQAIASGMDEITFIHGIGNGVLRKEIHRHLSQLGNIKYFQDTQKDQWGYGATLVKIS; the protein is encoded by the coding sequence ATGAATATAGGAGATAGAGTAAGATTATTGAGAGGAACTGAAGAGGGAGTTATCCGAAAAATTTCCTCCAGCGGAAGAATAGAAATTGAAATTGAAGATGGTTTTATGATTCCAGCCCTAAAAAATGAAGTGGTTGTCATTCATGAAACAGAAAAGAAATATTTTGGAGAACAGGAATCTAACACCCCTGAACCGGAAATACCACAAACGATCTCAGCCCCAAAAGATCAAGGTTTGTACTTGGCTTTTGTTCCAATTAACGATCAGAGTCTGAGTCTCTATTTGATTAACGATAGCAAAAAGTCCTATTTAGCACATGTTTCGGAAGTTTTTGGTGACAATCATCGAACCCTGATGGCAGGAACCCTGCGGGCTGGAGAAACCCAAAAATTTGACGATCGGTTGCTGAAGGAAATGGACGAATGGCCTTCTTTTCTACTTCGGTTCATTCCCATTCAAGACCGACTTGAGAAAGCCCTACCGGCTTTTGAGAGGCAATTAAAGATGAAAGCAACTCAGTTTTTTAAGCACTTGAGCAAAGCCCCACTTTTAGGAAAAACCGCTTATTTATTCCATCTAGAGCAAACGACGAAAGAGCTTGACATCAAAGCTTTGAACCAGGAGCTTGAAAGTATTCAAGGAAAATCTGAACCACATTCGGCAAAAAAACCACCTAGATCGATTGACTTGCATATAGAAAAGTTGACTACCACTCCCTTAGGGATGAGCAATTCAGCCATGTTAAAGCTTCAAATGGAGGTTTTTGAAAAGAACCTGGATCAGGCTATAGCAAGTGGAATGGATGAGATTACTTTTATCCATGGAATAGGAAATGGAGTTTTACGAAAAGAAATTCACCGTCATTTGAGTCAATTAGGAAATATTAAGTACTTTCAAGATACACAGAAAGACCAGTGGGGTTATGGTGCCACCCTGGTGAAAATTTCCTAA